Proteins from a genomic interval of Asticcacaulis sp. AND118:
- a CDS encoding MFS transporter has translation MTETPSAPPEKKTLWQAVRPFLTRTALVMIFLGFSAGLTLSLIFDVLSIWLRTEGLSLEVIAFFSLATFAYSLKFIWAPLIDRVSIPGLTRLLGHRRSWMLVTQGAIMLGLWTISGLNPQDHLSLMAVIAVLLGFLGATQDIVIDAWRIETAGSEGQGVLATAYAWGARVAPFVAGILPLIIAERFGWGPAYALMAALMGIGLLGTVLAREGEHIVRPIDYGDLPPHPLTEALEWGGRVLLMVVAASLMGAGLTANINLFQFVFPSSEAFDAAKAVWTSKQTGIFLQFPAVLVGLGLLFTACLPLPRIPTRPGAYLRQTFVAPMADFISRYENLAVLILATICVYRLADFLLNINGAFYVDLGFELSVIGEVRKVFGVIMTIIGVTAGGLSMTRFGMRSSLIVGAFACSLSNLAYAWLATQGNSIPAFSITLAIDNISGGYAGTVLIAYMSSMISQGYAAPQYALLSSLYALPGKLLASQSGRIVESAAKGADSGGLAAPFMGFFAALPAVSYTKPAETLGVSREALGAGYMLFFTYTALVGLVAVVLALWLIKAGAVKEQGEA, from the coding sequence ATGACCGAAACGCCGTCCGCGCCGCCTGAGAAAAAGACGCTCTGGCAGGCCGTAAGACCGTTCCTGACGCGCACGGCGCTAGTTATGATCTTTCTGGGTTTTTCGGCCGGCCTGACGCTCAGCCTGATCTTCGACGTCCTGTCGATCTGGTTGCGCACCGAAGGCTTGTCGCTGGAGGTCATCGCCTTCTTCTCTTTGGCGACCTTTGCGTACAGCCTGAAATTCATATGGGCACCGTTGATCGACCGGGTGAGCATTCCCGGCCTGACGCGGTTGCTGGGCCATCGCCGTAGCTGGATGCTGGTCACTCAGGGCGCGATCATGCTGGGGCTGTGGACCATCTCGGGCCTGAACCCGCAGGATCATCTCAGCCTGATGGCGGTGATCGCGGTCCTGCTGGGCTTCCTTGGGGCGACGCAGGATATCGTCATCGACGCGTGGCGTATTGAAACCGCCGGCTCTGAAGGACAGGGCGTTCTGGCGACGGCTTACGCTTGGGGGGCGCGGGTTGCGCCCTTCGTGGCGGGCATCCTGCCGCTGATCATCGCCGAGCGTTTCGGTTGGGGACCGGCCTATGCCCTGATGGCGGCGCTGATGGGGATTGGTTTGCTGGGCACGGTTCTCGCGCGCGAGGGCGAACATATCGTTCGGCCCATCGACTATGGTGATCTGCCGCCGCATCCGTTGACCGAGGCGCTCGAATGGGGCGGGCGCGTACTGCTTATGGTCGTCGCGGCATCGCTGATGGGTGCGGGTCTTACGGCCAATATCAACCTGTTTCAGTTTGTCTTCCCCAGCTCCGAAGCCTTCGATGCCGCCAAGGCGGTGTGGACCAGCAAGCAGACCGGCATTTTCCTGCAATTTCCGGCGGTGCTCGTCGGGCTGGGTCTGCTCTTTACCGCCTGCCTGCCCTTGCCGCGCATTCCGACGCGGCCGGGGGCCTATCTGCGCCAAACCTTCGTCGCGCCGATGGCCGATTTCATTTCGCGTTATGAAAATCTGGCCGTGCTGATCCTGGCGACCATCTGCGTCTACCGGTTGGCTGATTTCCTGCTCAATATCAACGGTGCCTTCTATGTCGATCTGGGCTTTGAGCTGTCGGTGATCGGCGAAGTGCGCAAGGTCTTTGGCGTCATTATGACCATTATCGGGGTTACGGCGGGCGGGCTTTCGATGACGCGTTTCGGCATGAGGTCGAGTCTGATCGTCGGAGCCTTTGCCTGTTCGCTGTCCAATCTCGCCTATGCCTGGCTGGCGACGCAGGGCAACAGCATTCCGGCCTTTTCGATCACTCTGGCCATCGACAATATCTCAGGCGGCTATGCCGGAACGGTGCTGATCGCCTACATGTCGTCGATGATTTCGCAGGGTTATGCCGCGCCGCAGTACGCGCTGCTCTCGTCGCTCTACGCCCTGCCGGGGAAGTTGCTGGCCTCGCAGTCGGGGCGCATCGTCGAAAGCGCCGCCAAGGGCGCGGATAGCGGTGGTCTGGCTGCGCCCTTCATGGGTTTCTTCGCCGCTCTACCCGCTGTTTCATACACTAAACCGGCGGAAACTCTGGGCGTCAGCCGTGAAGCGCTGGGGGCAGGCTATATGCTGTTTTTTACCTACACGGCGCTGGTCGGGCTGGTCGCCGTGGTGCTGGCCCTGTGGCTGATCAAGGCCGGGGCCGTAAAAGAACAGGGTGAAGCGTAG
- a CDS encoding response regulator — protein sequence MPKRQTSLVPDQTGSRLMTEAEAREAALKLKAREDFFKLMSHEIRTPLNGVLGMLSLLNRTSLTAEQQSYLQTARDSGDHLLTLVNDLLDYARIEAGHIHLESHLIELEPLLQSVAELLSPRAHAGGIEIAWSLDPRLEAIEIDEGRLRQILFNLAGNALKFTTKGGVLIDVALTPQGAICFGVKDTGAGIPEEARARIFEAFGQVDPTHAGGQYGGAGLGLVVVKKLIEAMSAELDLQSEPGQGSVFTATFPAAHTLRAVPESKAGPEVVCVTGNAILAEAAQSHLDSFGMNMRHADQLKGIGRRSKTVVLADRRLLGTPLPAPNNRSLILLAPEERDEIPAWRDKGWAGYLIKPLRRSSLKERIETLSLKPLPNEEPAVTTEDDRIAPVVAPGAQVLLVEDNPVNALLAQILLQREGCRVERAASGEEALRLFEDQNSYDIVFMDLGLPGLDGIGTTQALREGGARMPIIALTANAYEEDRRACLAAGMNDFLTKPIELPALRHRLAQWCGRASSQQSPAA from the coding sequence ATGCCCAAACGCCAGACTTCCCTCGTGCCGGATCAGACGGGCAGCCGGCTGATGACCGAGGCCGAAGCCCGCGAAGCGGCGCTTAAGCTAAAGGCCCGCGAGGATTTCTTCAAACTGATGAGCCATGAAATCCGCACGCCGCTCAATGGCGTGCTGGGTATGTTGTCCCTGCTTAACCGCACTTCCCTGACCGCCGAGCAACAGTCCTATCTGCAGACAGCGCGCGATTCCGGCGACCATCTGCTGACTCTGGTCAACGACCTGCTCGACTATGCCCGCATCGAAGCGGGGCACATCCATCTCGAAAGTCATCTGATCGAACTCGAACCCCTGCTGCAAAGCGTGGCCGAGCTTCTGTCGCCGCGCGCCCATGCCGGTGGCATCGAAATCGCGTGGAGTCTCGACCCTAGGCTTGAGGCTATCGAAATCGACGAAGGCCGATTGCGGCAGATCCTGTTCAATCTGGCTGGCAACGCCCTGAAATTCACCACGAAGGGCGGCGTTCTGATCGATGTCGCCCTGACACCGCAAGGCGCGATCTGTTTTGGCGTCAAGGACACCGGCGCGGGCATCCCCGAAGAGGCGCGGGCGCGTATTTTCGAAGCCTTCGGTCAGGTCGATCCGACCCATGCGGGTGGGCAATATGGCGGCGCGGGGCTGGGTCTGGTCGTTGTCAAGAAGCTGATCGAAGCGATGAGCGCCGAACTCGATCTTCAGTCCGAACCGGGCCAAGGGTCGGTGTTCACCGCGACCTTCCCGGCGGCGCATACGCTGCGTGCCGTGCCGGAGAGCAAGGCAGGCCCGGAAGTCGTTTGTGTTACGGGAAATGCGATACTGGCCGAGGCGGCGCAGTCGCACCTCGACAGTTTCGGCATGAATATGCGTCACGCCGATCAGCTCAAGGGTATCGGCCGCCGCTCCAAAACCGTAGTGCTCGCCGATCGGCGCCTGCTCGGCACGCCGCTGCCGGCACCGAATAATCGCAGCCTGATTCTGCTGGCCCCGGAAGAGCGCGACGAAATTCCTGCCTGGCGCGATAAAGGCTGGGCGGGTTACCTGATCAAACCGCTGCGCCGTTCATCGCTGAAAGAACGCATCGAAACCCTGTCGCTCAAACCTTTGCCGAACGAAGAGCCGGCTGTGACGACCGAGGACGATCGTATTGCGCCGGTTGTCGCGCCGGGTGCGCAGGTGTTACTGGTCGAAGACAATCCGGTCAACGCGCTGCTGGCGCAAATCCTTCTGCAACGCGAAGGGTGCCGTGTCGAACGCGCCGCTTCGGGTGAGGAGGCGTTGCGTCTGTTTGAAGATCAGAACAGCTACGATATCGTCTTCATGGACCTGGGTTTGCCGGGGCTGGACGGTATCGGGACGACGCAGGCCCTGCGTGAGGGCGGCGCGCGTATGCCGATCATCGCCCTGACCGCCAATGCTTATGAGGAAGACCGTCGCGCCTGTCTGGCGGCGGGAATGAACGACTTCCTGACCAAGCCGATCGAATTGCCCGCCCTGCGTCATCGTCTGGCCCAATGGTGCGGGCGCGCCTCGTCGCAGCAAAGTCCCGCCGCCTGA
- a CDS encoding IS1595 family transposase: MAQHFLLSAAARTLSLSKVMRMSDDAALETFKAIRWEDNGGEPYCPRCGCLAIYTYAARKVFKCKSCNAQFSVTTGTIFASHKLPIRDILAAIAIFTNGAKGYSALQLSRDLDVQYKTAYVLAHKLREAIGAANDNSQLSGHVEVDGAYFGGYVKPANEKENRRDRRLAINQSGKRQVVVIMREREGRALPFVTKAEKDGVPLVQQFVVSEATIHADEASHWDALAIKFETKRINHQEAYSLDGACTNMAESYFSRLRRAEQGVHHHVAGKYLDAYANEMAWRENHRRVSNGEQFTMITRAALDHPVSRKWKGYWQRYITNRQEAA; the protein is encoded by the coding sequence ATGGCTCAACACTTCCTCCTCTCTGCCGCCGCGCGCACGCTTTCCCTTTCGAAGGTAATGCGCATGTCGGACGACGCAGCCCTTGAGACATTCAAGGCAATCCGTTGGGAGGACAACGGAGGTGAGCCTTACTGCCCGCGTTGTGGGTGCTTGGCAATCTATACCTACGCAGCTCGGAAAGTCTTCAAATGCAAAAGCTGCAACGCTCAGTTCTCCGTGACGACGGGCACGATCTTCGCCAGTCATAAGCTACCGATCCGCGACATCCTTGCCGCCATCGCGATCTTTACGAACGGGGCAAAGGGCTATTCAGCGCTCCAACTCAGCCGCGATCTCGATGTGCAGTATAAGACGGCTTACGTCCTGGCGCACAAGCTGCGTGAGGCAATTGGGGCCGCCAACGACAATTCACAGCTCTCTGGGCACGTCGAAGTCGATGGTGCGTATTTCGGTGGCTATGTGAAGCCCGCGAACGAGAAAGAGAATCGTCGAGACCGTCGCCTCGCAATAAATCAATCGGGCAAACGCCAGGTCGTTGTGATCATGCGGGAACGGGAAGGCCGAGCACTTCCCTTCGTCACGAAGGCGGAGAAGGACGGCGTGCCGCTGGTTCAACAGTTTGTCGTCTCGGAGGCCACTATCCATGCCGACGAGGCCAGCCATTGGGATGCGCTGGCAATTAAATTTGAAACCAAGCGCATCAATCACCAAGAGGCGTACTCGCTTGATGGTGCCTGCACCAACATGGCGGAAAGTTATTTCTCCCGCCTACGCCGGGCTGAGCAGGGCGTTCACCACCACGTCGCCGGGAAATATCTCGACGCCTACGCCAATGAGATGGCTTGGCGCGAAAACCATCGGCGAGTTTCCAATGGCGAGCAGTTTACGATGATCACGCGGGCGGCGCTGGACCATCCGGTTTCTCGGAAATGGAAGGGGTACTGGCAACGCTATATCACCAATCGTCAGGAGGCCGCATGA
- a CDS encoding DUF6471 domain-containing protein, giving the protein MTEKTDWEARASNLLKAELKRRGVTYAQLIEKLADIGIEEKEANLKNKLSRGTFTAAYFLACMAAVGVVNVRLDD; this is encoded by the coding sequence ATGACAGAAAAAACCGACTGGGAAGCCAGAGCATCCAACCTTTTAAAAGCTGAGCTGAAGCGGCGCGGCGTCACCTACGCACAGCTTATCGAAAAGCTGGCCGATATAGGGATTGAGGAAAAAGAGGCAAACCTGAAGAACAAGCTGTCGCGCGGGACGTTTACCGCCGCATACTTTTTGGCCTGCATGGCGGCAGTTGGGGTGGTGAATGTCCGTCTTGATGATTAG
- a CDS encoding SLATT domain-containing protein — protein MAANDPHVKIKDELYRIEEDCIHSGKSQFNAGDRWAFYHYCLGIPSVVLSSIAGAAFLKDYPELAGAMSIIVTVLTALMTFLKPSERASSHKSSGDQYLALRNDARIFREIKLDQACDAQAAIDGLDEFTKRRNELNKSSMPPARRDFIKARKGIDSGEALHAVDKKDK, from the coding sequence ATGGCGGCGAACGACCCGCATGTGAAAATTAAAGATGAGTTATATAGAATTGAAGAAGACTGCATTCATTCTGGAAAATCTCAGTTCAATGCAGGTGACAGATGGGCATTTTATCACTATTGCCTAGGTATCCCATCCGTAGTTTTGAGCAGTATTGCTGGAGCCGCGTTTCTAAAAGACTATCCAGAGCTGGCAGGTGCTATGTCAATAATCGTCACCGTGTTGACGGCACTAATGACTTTTTTAAAACCCTCCGAGCGGGCATCATCTCATAAAAGTAGCGGAGACCAATACTTGGCCTTGCGAAACGATGCCCGAATTTTCCGAGAAATCAAGTTGGACCAAGCATGTGACGCTCAAGCGGCCATTGATGGCCTAGACGAGTTCACGAAGCGTCGAAATGAGCTCAACAAGTCTAGTATGCCACCAGCCCGAAGAGACTTTATAAAAGCTAGAAAGGGAATTGATAGTGGCGAAGCATTGCACGCTGTAGATAAGAAGGATAAATGA
- a CDS encoding DUF6471 domain-containing protein produces the protein MPEKTDFEMLAANLLKAELKRKGVTYAQLVEKLGAIGVDEKEVNVRNKLSRGKFTAAFLLQCLAAIESKEVRF, from the coding sequence ATGCCTGAGAAAACTGATTTTGAAATGCTGGCGGCGAACCTGCTGAAGGCCGAACTGAAGCGCAAGGGAGTCACATACGCCCAGCTTGTCGAGAAGCTGGGCGCAATAGGAGTTGACGAGAAGGAAGTGAACGTGCGCAATAAACTTTCACGGGGAAAATTTACGGCGGCGTTTTTGTTACAATGTCTAGCGGCAATAGAGTCAAAAGAAGTTCGCTTCTAG
- a CDS encoding IS1595 family transposase — protein sequence MAQHFLLSAAARTLSLVKVMRMSDDQAFEAFKAIRWSDNGGEPYCHKCGCAEVYTYNARKLWKCKGCDTQFSITSGTIFASRKLPLRDLLAAIAIFTNGAKGYSALQLSRDLDVQYKTAFVMAHKLREAMAGSADRSPLTGDVEVDGAYFGGYVKPANEKENRRDRRLSENQSGKRQVVVIMRERKGRAMPFVTATEAAGVPLVRENVDSSATIHADEAAHWDVLEARYAAKRINHSEAYSLAEGCTNQAESFFSRLRRCEVGTHHHVAGKYLQSYADEMAWRENFRRVSNGEQFMMIVGAAITHPMSRQWKGYWQRAA from the coding sequence ATGGCTCAACACTTCCTGCTTTCCGCCGCCGCTCGCACCCTCTCGCTGGTGAAAGTGATGCGTATGTCGGACGATCAAGCCTTCGAAGCGTTCAAGGCTATCCGTTGGAGCGACAACGGCGGGGAACCCTATTGCCATAAGTGCGGCTGCGCCGAGGTCTACACCTACAACGCCCGCAAGCTGTGGAAGTGTAAGGGCTGCGACACACAGTTCTCGATCACTTCGGGCACTATCTTCGCCAGCCGTAAGCTGCCGCTGCGCGATCTGCTGGCCGCTATCGCCATCTTCACCAACGGCGCAAAGGGCTATTCCGCTCTGCAACTGAGCCGTGACCTGGACGTGCAGTACAAGACCGCCTTCGTGATGGCCCACAAGCTGCGTGAGGCTATGGCTGGTTCGGCCGACCGTTCGCCGCTGACAGGTGACGTGGAGGTCGATGGCGCGTACTTCGGCGGCTATGTGAAGCCCGCCAATGAGAAGGAAAACCGCCGCGATCGTCGCCTGTCTGAGAACCAATCGGGCAAGCGCCAAGTGGTCGTCATCATGCGCGAGCGTAAGGGTCGTGCTATGCCATTCGTCACGGCCACGGAAGCTGCCGGCGTTCCGCTGGTGCGCGAGAACGTGGACTCGTCGGCCACTATCCACGCCGACGAAGCCGCCCATTGGGACGTTCTGGAAGCCCGCTACGCTGCGAAGCGTATCAATCACTCGGAAGCCTATTCGCTGGCCGAGGGCTGCACCAATCAGGCTGAGAGCTTCTTTAGTCGTCTGCGCCGCTGTGAAGTCGGCACGCACCACCATGTCGCGGGGAAGTACCTGCAATCCTACGCCGACGAAATGGCGTGGCGCGAGAACTTCCGCCGCGTGTCAAATGGTGAGCAGTTTATGATGATCGTCGGTGCTGCGATCACGCATCCGATGTCGCGCCAGTGGAAGGGTTACTGGCAGCGGGCGGCTTAG
- the gshB gene encoding glutathione synthase, whose amino-acid sequence MALRVAVQMDPIEKINIAGDTTFLLMMAAQARGHELWVYEPQHLSLEDGQIFARARKVSLRPVKGDHVTAGEHQKLNLGSDVDVVLMRQDPPFDVAYITATYLLEMIHPKTLVVNDPRSVRDCPEKLFAQHFQGLQPPTLISADPEALRDFHSRHGDVILKPLHGAAGGGIIKLRADDRNLDALIELHAAISREPLVLQKFIPAVSAGDKRIILVDGEVVGAINRVPQKDAVRSNLRVGGTAVQTTLTPRDLEICAAVGPALRERGLMFVGLDVIGDYLTEINVTSPTGAVQLKAFDGIDAGDALWEAVDRKLSTAKA is encoded by the coding sequence ATGGCCCTGCGCGTCGCCGTCCAGATGGACCCCATCGAAAAGATCAATATCGCCGGGGACACGACCTTCCTGCTGATGATGGCGGCGCAGGCGCGCGGGCACGAACTCTGGGTCTACGAACCTCAGCATCTGTCGCTGGAAGACGGACAGATTTTCGCCCGCGCCCGCAAGGTGTCGCTGCGACCGGTCAAAGGCGATCATGTTACGGCCGGTGAGCATCAGAAGCTCAACCTCGGCAGCGATGTCGATGTGGTGCTGATGCGTCAGGATCCACCTTTCGACGTGGCCTATATTACTGCCACCTATCTGCTGGAGATGATCCACCCGAAGACTCTGGTGGTCAATGATCCACGCAGCGTGCGCGATTGCCCGGAAAAGCTGTTTGCCCAGCACTTCCAGGGCCTCCAGCCGCCGACCCTGATCAGCGCTGATCCCGAAGCCTTGCGCGATTTCCACAGCCGTCATGGCGACGTTATCCTCAAGCCTCTGCATGGGGCGGCGGGCGGCGGTATCATCAAGCTCAGGGCTGATGATCGCAATCTCGATGCCCTGATCGAACTGCACGCGGCGATCAGCCGTGAACCGCTGGTGCTGCAAAAGTTCATTCCGGCCGTGTCGGCCGGCGATAAGCGCATCATTCTGGTCGACGGTGAGGTAGTCGGCGCCATCAACCGCGTGCCTCAGAAAGATGCCGTACGTTCCAACCTGCGCGTCGGCGGCACAGCGGTGCAAACGACCCTGACGCCGCGCGATCTGGAAATCTGCGCGGCGGTTGGTCCGGCCTTGCGCGAACGTGGTCTTATGTTCGTCGGACTGGATGTCATCGGTGACTATCTGACAGAAATCAATGTGACGTCGCCGACGGGCGCGGTGCAACTCAAGGCCTTTGACGGCATTGACGCCGGCGATGCTTTGTGGGAGGCGGTGGATCGCAAGCTGTCCACAGCCAAGGCATAG
- a CDS encoding YraN family protein, which translates to MNRAERGQKAHKRGHLSEYIALLHLMLTGHRILGFRLKTPEGEIDILTLKGQRLAVIEVKQRRTVLEALTAVSPTQRYRLWQAGQKLQARRPDLAKLSLHVDLYVVTAGGLRHVRDAFADGI; encoded by the coding sequence ATGAACAGAGCGGAGCGGGGGCAGAAGGCGCATAAACGCGGACATCTCAGCGAATATATCGCCCTGCTGCACCTCATGCTCACCGGTCATCGCATCCTCGGCTTTCGCCTGAAAACGCCGGAGGGCGAAATCGATATTCTGACGCTGAAGGGACAACGTCTGGCCGTCATTGAGGTCAAGCAGCGCCGCACGGTGCTTGAGGCCTTGACCGCCGTGTCGCCCACCCAGCGTTACCGGCTGTGGCAGGCGGGACAGAAACTGCAAGCGCGCCGGCCTGATCTGGCCAAACTCAGCCTGCACGTCGATCTGTATGTCGTCACCGCGGGCGGGCTGCGGCACGTGCGCGACGCCTTTGCCGATGGAATCTGA
- the rsmI gene encoding 16S rRNA (cytidine(1402)-2'-O)-methyltransferase — MTDFFAPPPRPVEGGLYIIATPIGNLRDITLRALDVLRAADVVLCEDTRVTGKLLAAYDLKKKLIRYDDHSGPQVIPEIVTRLHAGEVVAQVSDAGTPLVSDPGFRLVNMALEAGARVHPIPGPSAVMAALCLAGLPTDRFMFAGFLPNKSSARKTFLSDFKTLESTVVFFETGPRLHESLSDMRDVLGDRSAAVCRELTKLYETCIRGTLGQLVECRELQEPKGEIVVLIGPGQAEVASVDDLDTAILDALKTLPPSEAAALLAQKFDLPRKVIYKRALDLK, encoded by the coding sequence ATGACCGATTTCTTTGCCCCGCCGCCCCGTCCTGTCGAAGGGGGCCTCTATATCATCGCCACGCCGATCGGGAATCTGCGCGATATCACGTTGCGCGCGCTCGACGTGCTGCGCGCCGCCGACGTGGTGCTGTGCGAAGACACGCGGGTGACGGGCAAGCTGTTGGCGGCCTATGACCTCAAGAAAAAGCTGATCCGTTACGACGACCATTCCGGACCGCAGGTCATCCCTGAGATTGTCACGCGCCTGCACGCGGGTGAGGTGGTGGCGCAGGTGTCGGACGCCGGCACGCCTTTGGTCTCCGATCCGGGGTTCCGGCTGGTCAATATGGCGCTGGAGGCCGGCGCGCGCGTGCATCCGATTCCCGGCCCTTCGGCAGTGATGGCGGCCTTGTGTCTGGCCGGATTGCCGACCGACCGGTTCATGTTCGCCGGCTTCCTGCCCAATAAATCATCGGCAAGAAAGACCTTTCTGTCCGATTTTAAAACGCTTGAATCGACAGTGGTTTTCTTTGAAACCGGACCGCGTCTGCACGAGTCTTTGAGCGATATGCGCGACGTGCTGGGTGATCGCTCCGCCGCCGTGTGTCGCGAACTGACCAAACTTTATGAGACCTGCATACGTGGGACGCTCGGCCAACTGGTCGAGTGCCGTGAGTTGCAGGAGCCCAAGGGCGAGATTGTCGTTCTTATCGGCCCCGGTCAGGCTGAAGTCGCCTCCGTCGACGATCTCGACACGGCCATTCTCGATGCGTTGAAGACCCTGCCGCCGTCTGAGGCTGCGGCCTTGCTGGCGCAGAAGTTCGATCTGCCGCGCAAGGTCATCTACAAACGGGCGCTCGATTTGAAATGA